The Bacteroidetes bacterium GWF2_43_63 genomic sequence ATTCCTGACGTCGTTATTCTTCTGTTCCAAGAAAAATTGTATCCAATTGGGGCAAACATGCTTCTGAAAATATTACGATCTGAGCGTTCAGAATATCGTAAGTGTTTAATTTTGAAGCACTTATTACCTTTACCTTCTTCAAATTTCGGGAGGACAAATATACGTTTTTCTTTGATTCATCCAACACAATTAAAGATTTTTTTTCTGAAGTTTCGAAATTTTTCAGAATTTCCATCATTTGACTGGTCTTCGGACCTTCAAAATCAAAGTTCTCAATCACGCGTATTGCGCCTTCGATGGCTTTGTAGGTAAGGGCACTTTTACGAGCCAGTACCTGAACCTTTTTGTTTACCTTAAAGTTATAGTCGCGTGGGTGCGGACCAAATACACGTGCTCCACCATGAAGCAGCGGTGATTTGATGTCGCCACGGCGAGCTCCGCCTGTACCTTTTTGACGAAAGAGCTTCCTTGTACTGCCGCTTAATCCGCTGCGCTCAGTACTGTCTGATGTGCCCTGGCGCTTGTCGGCCTGGATTCTTTTAACATCAAGGTAAATAGCATGGTCATTCGGCTGGATCGCAAAGATCTCATCCTTTAGAACCGCAGTCTTGCTGCTTTCTTTTCCGGTGGTGTTATATACTTTTACTTCCATCTTTCCAAAATTACGTATGAGCCGTTCGGACCGGGAATTGAACCTTTAACAACAACAAGGTTTTTTTCCGGAATTAATTTCATTACTTGAAGGTTAATCATTTTAACCCTGCTGTTTCCATCATGACCGCCCATTCGCATACCTTTAAATACACGGCTGGGATAAGATGATGCACCAATGGATCCTGGAGCACGGCCACGGTTGTGCTGTCCGTGAGTCTGCTGGTTAACTCCCTTAAATCCGTGACGTTTTACAACACCCTGAAAGCCTTTTCCTTTTGAATGACCGGTAACATCAATATATTCCCCTTCGAGAAATACATCAACATTCAGTACATCACCAAGACTCTTCTGATGGCCTTCCTCGAAACGGGTGAATTCCATCACCATTCTCTTGGGAGAAGTGCCGGCCTTTTTGAAATGGCCTTTCATGGCACTTGAAGTGCTTTTTTCTGTTCTTTCGTCGTAAGCAAGCTGGATGGCTTCGTAACCGTCAGTCTGCTTGGTCTTGACCTGAGTCACGACACAAGGACCAGCTTCAATAACTGTGCATGGGACGATCTTCCCAGAGGCCTCGTGAAAGCTGGTCATTCCGATTTTTTTTCCAATTAAACCTGACATGTTGTCTATTTTGTTTTAGTAATTACACTTTGATCTCGATTTCCACACCACGTGGCAATTCGAGCTTCATCAGCTCATCAATGGTTTTCGATTGCTGATTGTAATAAATGTCGATCAATCTCTTGTAGGTAAAGAGCTGGAACTGTTCGCGCGCTTTTTTGTTCACGAACGTCGAGCGGTTTACTGTGAAGAATTTCTTGTCTGTTGGCAGAGGAATAGGTCCGTTTACAACGGCATTCGTTGCCTTAACGATCTTCACAATTTTCTCAGCTGATTTATCAACGAGATAATGATCGTACGATTTGAGTTTAATTCTGATTTTCTGGCTCACTGTATATGATTTTTCAGTTTGACATCTGATTTATAAGTTAACACGGATTCCCTTCATTTTGAAAATGATATCCTGTGCCAACTCATTGGGGGTTATGCTGTAGTGCGAAAATTCCATGCTCATGTTTGCGCGGCCTGAGGTCAGACTACGCAAAGAGGTAATATATCCGAAAGTTTCTCCCAAAGGGATCATAGCTTTCACCGCTGTTGAATAAATCTGGGCTTCAATACCTGTGATCTCGCCTCTGCGACGGTTGATATCTCCGGTAACGTCGCCGACGTACTCTTCAGGAGTGTCGACTTCCAGTTTCATAATCGGCTCAAGCAGATTACTCTTGATTTTGCGACTTGCTTCTTTAAACGCAATGGTCCCGCAAATCTCAAATGCAAGGGCATCGCTTTCAGACGACATCACTGCATCAATCAACTCGACCTTGGCGCAAAAAACCGGATATCCGGCCATTACACCAGTGCCCATGGCTGCTTTAATACCTTTTTCAACAGCCGCAACAAATTCCTTCGAAAGAACGCTGGCTTTGGTACTGTTGATAAACTGCAGACCTTTCTGGTCGATGGGCGCCGGAGAAACGATAATTTCAATTTCAGCAAAGCGACCACGGCCACCTGCTTGTTTACGATAAGCTTCGCGATGAGAAATAGTTGCGCCGATGGCTTCGCGATAAGCAACCTGCGGTTTTCCAAGTGTACAATCTACTTTCGATTCACGTTTCAGCCGATCAACAATAATATCCAAATGCAATTCACCCATGCCGCTGATGATAGTCTGCCCGGTTTCGTCATCCTGACGGATGGTGAAGGTCGGATCTTCTTCAGCAATTTTCTGGAGTGATGCGTTTAATTTATCAAGGTCATTCTGAGTTTTTGGCTCAATGGCGATGCTAACAACCGGTTCAGGAAAATCCATCGACTCAAGAACAATTGGATGTTTTTCATCGCAGAGAGTGTCGCCGGTGTGAATGTTCTTCAGTCCAATAATTGCACAGATGTCACCGGCTTCGATAGTTTCGAGCGGGTTCTGTTTATTGGAGTGCATCCGGATCAGGCGGGAAACCCGCTCTTTTTGTTCCGTGCAGCTGTTATACACCATTACTCCAGATTGCAGAGAACCTGAGTAAACACGTGTAAAAGCCAGACGACCGACGTATGGGTCATTTGCAATTTTAAAAACCAATGCACAGAAGGGAGCTTCAACAGCATTGCTTCTTGATTCTTTCTCTTCGGTTTTGGGGTTGAATCCTTCAATTTCTTCCATTTCGACAGGAGACGGAAGATAATGAATTACACCATCGAGAAGAGTCTGAACCCCTTTGTTTTTAAATGAAGATCCGCAAAAAACAGGAAAAGCCCTGCTTTCAAGCGTGGCTTTACGGAGTTGCTTTCTGATATCGTCACCTGAGATTGATGCCGGATTTTCCATGTATCGTTCAAGAAGTTCCGGATCTTCCTCGGCAGCACCTTCAATCAGTTTGAGCCTGTATTCCTCAACAACTTTAAGCATGTCTTCCGGGACAGGAATTTCTGAGTAATCTTTACCCAGACTTTCATCATCCCAAACGTATGCTTTGTTTTCGACGAGGTCAACAACGCCTGTAAAACCGTCTTCAACGCCAATGGGTAGTTGAACGACGATTGGATTTGCCCGCAGTTTTTCACGAATCTGAGTTACAACTCTCAGAAAATCGGCACCCTGACGATCCATTTTGTTTACATAACAGATACGAGGTACACGATAATGATTGGCCTGGCGCCATACAGTTTCGCTCTGAGGCTGAACAGCACCCACGGCACAGAAGACGGCAATTGCGCCATCCAGTACACGTAAAGATCGTTCCACCTCGACAGTGAAATCAACATGGCCCGGAGTATCGATAACATTGACCTGATACTTTTCATTATTGGAAACCCAATAAACAGTCGTGGCAGCCGAAGTAATCGTGATGCCTCGTTCCTGTTCCTGAATCATCCAGTCCATGGTGGCTGCGCCATCATCAACTTCGCCAATTTCATAATTGATGCCTGAATAATACAGAATACGCTCAGTCGTCGTTGTTTTACCAGCGTCGATGTGAGCCATAATGCCAATATTCCGTATTTGAGTCAGGACTGTCATGAAAAGGTTTAGAATCTGAAATGTGAGAACGCCTTGTTGGCTTCGGCCATGCGGTGAATATCTTCCTTACGTTTGAACGCTGAACCTTCTTCCTTGAAAGCTGCAAGAACTTCAGAAGCCAGTTTAGAGGCCATTGATTTTTCGTGACGCTTACGGGCAAAAGTGATCAGGTTTTTCATCCCGATGCTGCTTTTACGTTCCGGACGAATTTCGGAAGGGATCTGGAAAGTGGCACCACCAATACGGCGGCTGCGAACTTCAACAGAAGGTGTTACATTTTCAAGTGCTTTTTTGAACACTTCGAGACCATTCTCCTTCGATTTTTCAGCAATCTGATCAATAGCATCATAAAAAATCTGATAAGAGGCGTTTTTCTTGCCACTGTACATCAGATTATTCACAAACTTGGTAACCAGCTGGTCGCCGAACTTGGGATCAGGAAGGATGATTCTCTTTTTTGGTTTTGATTTTCTCATATCGAACCGATATTATTCAATTATGCTTTTTTCTTCGGTCTTTTGGCTCCATATTTCGAACGGCGCTGTGAACGTCCTTCAACACCAGCAGTGTCAAGTGCACCACGTACGATGTGATAACGAACACCAGGAAGGTCTTTTACTCTGCCGCCACGTACCAGAACGATACTGTGTTCCTGCAGGTTATGTCCTTCGCCCGGAATATAGGCTGTTACTTCGAATTGATTGGTCAAGCGAACCCTGGCCACTTTACGCATTGCCGAATTCGGCTTTTTTGGTGTGGTAGTATACACACGGGTACATACGCCACGACGCTGCGGGCAGGAGGCTAACGCAGGGCTCTTGCTCTTATACTGAAGCTCCTTGCGGCCTTTACGAACCAATTGTTGTATTGTCGGCATACAATAACGATTTATTTACAGTTTAGTTACCCCAATTTTTTTGGGACTGCAAAGGTAGATAGTTTATTTCAATTAACCAACACTTTAAGAAAAATAATTTTTTGAGGATGAATTTATTACCATTTATGATGGGCTACATTATATATATTGGTCGGTGAGGTAGAGGTCAAGATCGAGGTCAAGGTTGAGGTAATACGAACACTGAACAAGGAATAAGGAAGAGAGAAAGACAAATGGATGTCACCTCATACTTACTTCTTCATTCACAAGTCCTTGTTCTTTGTTCAATATTCAAAATGGTCGAGGTTGTGCTTCGGGCCTTATGCATTGTGCCCGCACGTTGCGCGCCTACCGGATCAGCATCATCTTCCCGAATTCTTTTGTAAAATATTGCCCTGCCGGAGTTTCAATCTTTTCCATCTGCTGTCCTTCGAGTTTTACGATAACACGATACAGATAAACACCGTTTGCCAACTGATCGCCGAACTCATCGCGACCGTCCCATGCGTATTCTGTAATATTGCGGCCGATATGAATCGGGCCGAGCTCTGATTTGTCAATTTCTCTGACAACTTTCCCTGTGATGGTCATTATCTGGATCTTGAAATATTCCGGGACAACAGAGCCGGTGAGTGTAAAAACAAAATGCGTTTTGGTGCTGAACGGGTTCGGCCAATTCAGCACATCGGTAATGGCAGGCTTGTTTACAACTTCGAAATTTATAGAATAATCGATGCTGCCGCTCTCATTGCCACTCTTGTCGCGCGCCTGCACCACCAGTTTATACACTCCGTCGGGGAACGCTCCAGCCGGAAACTCAATGCGAGCTATGTTGTTTGCTGTTGACGACGGCGGATAGAACCTCATATTTTCCTGTCCGTTTTCCGTAAAGTAAACACGCTCCAGATCTGTTGCTCCCGGTCGCAGGAGATAAATTCTGAATGCCGAAGTATCATCGAGAAAAAGATATTGATTCTCGTCCTTCAGCAAAATTTCTATCAATGGCTGAGCACTTACAATATCCCCATCGAGAATATGAACGTCATCGAAAGTGACATCCAGCATAGGATTAATCAGATCCTTTTCAACCAGAAATTTAATCTCGGCGATATTATTAAAATGATATTGCTCCAGCTGATAATAACTTCCTGTGGCCGGATCAACCGGATTGAATTCAACCCAAAGGCTGTTGATTCCTGCAAATCCCTGCGTGGAAAAAGAAACTGAATCAACCAGGATATCACCCACGGGATGCATACGCAGTTTCTTTCTCGCAATTTCGTGAATATTTCTGTCATTGTCTATCAGCCAATACGCAACCGAAAGACTGTCGGGAAAATTGACAGGACCCACATTTCGGGTGGCTATGGCCATCTTCACGGACTCTCCTTCCTGAAGTGTATCGTTATGAAAAGTAAAATGCGAAACCGGATCGATAGCTGTTTCAGGCACTGGCTCAAACAAAACCTGCCAGCGTTCCAGCTGAGCCGGTGTACGCAGGCTGTCGTCGCTCATATTCAAATGCAGCCGGAGATATGGATAAACGGAAGCATCAATGCGGGAATTCAGATTCAGAATATCAAGCGAATCAGGAATCGGAGGCAAGTCGGAAATTACAACGTCTTCAGTTCCATCCGGCCGGATACCAATGACAGACAATCGGACCGTATCGGTCCACACGCCTGGTTCAAAACTCTTCACCCGCCAGTGCAGGCTTCCCCACTCTGCCGCCGGACCAATGGTGGTGGATTCTACATATCCTTCTTTCCAGTTTGTGGAAATATCCCACGAACCGGGAATAATGCTTGTAATCCCTGCTCCGACCCGTTCATCAGCCATATTCAGATACCCCTTACGACCAAAAATGATATAAGGTGAATTATTCGGTAAGGTCCTGATTACATTTGACCCAATACTCTCAAAGGCTTCGTACAATGAGTCGGGCCAGTTTTGAGCATTGTGGTTGCGGTGGCTGAACGCCAAAACATAAAAGCCATCAGGAACACTGTCGATAAGATTAATCATTCGTGTGTACCAGGGCTCTCCATAGGTAAAGAAATCAAAATCATAATACACATACGAGCGGCAGTTGAGTGCGTCGAATGGACCGAGTCCGTTGAGATCCGGATCTGTATTGGCCCAGGGAGAAATGCTCAATGTATCGAAAACAGCAAATTTCATCCCGTCGCCGTTGTAATTTGTACAAGACCATTGTCCCTTGATCGAATTGTTGATTTTATACCATTCCTCTGACCATAATATATACGGATAATAGCCGGTCTGAGCCTGGATATTCACAATTGTGTTTATAAATTCAAGGATTCTTGAAGGCTTGTTGTAGGAAACATAATTGAAGTTGTCTTTCTTGAATTGAAAAAAATGTGCCTGGCCCCAGCCGCGTTTTCCAGTGATGTACTGAAAGGAGCTTTCACGCCAATTGCTGTTGGCTGTTGAACTCACCCGCCAGAAATAAACGGTCGAATCCGGCATGGCAAGCATGCTGAATGGCAGAGCCCATTCTATAATGCCTCCGCTCTGAATTACCGGACTGCTTTGCACCAGGAAAGGGCTATTAAAAGCATCGGTTGTATCAATCTGAAACACATACGAACCTGTTGGCGCCATTGCGTAGCCAGTGCTTGCAATCAGCGTTACAAAAGTATCGGGCAGAACCTCAAATTCATAAGGATAAACAGGATTAACATCGTTCGAAACAATGAACAGTGTTGTATTTGTTGAATTGTTTGTTTCATCCATTTCTGAAAGCGCATCATATGCATCAACTAAAGCTGAGAAGGAATTCAGACCAACGCCGTTCAATGGACTCACCGGAAGCAAAAATTGGATGGTGTCGGAAAAGGCCGGACATTTAATCATTTTCGGAAACACCTCTGTTGTATTGTCCGGAAATATTCTGGTGAGTTCCAAAATGACAGAGTCAGAAACAGCCATGCCAACATTATGCGTAATTACATTTACGGTGAATGAATCAAGATCACTGGTGACATTTGCCGGATTAAAATAAATACTTCCGGTGGTCAGCATCAGATCGGGCTGCGGCTGGCCGCCAATGCGCAACACGGGATCGCCGTGCAAAGTCATTTCAAGACAAACATCCCGAATATATGATGAGGTAGTGTAACTCTGCAGAGTCTTAATGGTCTCCATCATTATATATCCGATGGGTTTGTTGTAGTCCTGCTTCGACATTCTTCGGATCAGTTCGGAGCTGTAACTATCGAGTGAAGTCATCAGCGACTTGGTGATCGAGCCCAGATAGCCGATGGTGCCTTTGTTTTCTATAATTACAAATTCTTCCGAAGAGCTGTTTGTAGGCTGAAAAAGATCACCGGCAAAACAGGAATTGGCCATTAAAAATGGATAGCGTTTGTAATTGCTGTAGTCCTGCGGATTGTCAATACTGATGTCGAAACCAATGCCTGCTGCGTGGCCGAAAAAATTCAGAATAGCAACTCCTTCGTTGATTAGGTTTCTCAGACTATCGCTTTGGTTCTGCTGTATTGGCGCGGTGGATGATTTGGAAAAGGTCTTTACGTCAGCGCCAAAATACGGAGCCATGAGCGTATCACGATAACGATTCAGATAATTAAGCAATGCCATCATCTGGCCGTAATCGGAACCACCTGCAAAATGCAGCACACGCTTCATCCATTGATTGGAAAATGGATCAGCCGGATTATACGGTTGGTTTTGCTCCGTTTCGAAATCCTGCATTTTTTCAAGATACCACCCAACGGCCGTGGAATTGCGTGCCGCAAGCCTTCCGGTCGGAATGGCCGGTGCATAATTATTGTCTTCCAGTTCAGATGTGAATAGATTGTCCGAGGGCGGATTGCCGAACGAAGGAACCAGCGTCAATGAATTATAAGTTGTATTCCTGCGATAATTATACTGCGTGTCGCCTGCGCGATATCCTTTTCCAATCAGGAATAGACCATGAATGGTGTCGGCAAAATTGGCCCGCGCAAACCGCGTAAAATTCGATATTCCTAATGGATGTTTATTTATTCCGTAGGCGAATTCGTCGTACAGAAGATCAACGTCAGCAACCAGCGGGGTGTATCCGGTTGTCGCTCTGTATGCGGCATAGTCATTGGCCTTGTTTAGCAAGGAGCGATGCGTAACAATAAGGTAATCGGAGCCAGAATAAGCTCCATCACTATAATTAATAAAATAACCGGGAGCTATGCTGGTGTTCACCGGATTCAATGAAGTAACCGGCATCACACTGCTTTCTGAAGCAAGATACAATTTTTTCAAAGCGCCGCTGTTGGGTGCAAGAAAACTCACACTGGCTCCTGCACGCGTAGTGAGAATGCGGCGGTGATTGGTTAAATCATGAACAACCACCGTATCTGTTGTTGGCGCAGTAAGACCGGTAAATGCGAAAAAAGTTTTAGCACCAGATCCGTCATTTGATTCAAATAATAAATTCCCCGATGAATTCAGATTAAGTTGTCGGGGATATCGGATATCAATATAACTGAGTGTCGTCAGGTCAGCCAGACTGCCAAGGTCATTCGGCAAACTGATGTTGAAGTTTGTGGCACCTGATGTAAGCGTACTAGCTGGTCTGCTTTTCTGAATTCTGATTGGCACATATCCTTCAAAAATTGTATCAACACTTAATCCTGTAAAATTGAACACGACATGATGATCAGGAGCGGCATTGATATAATCGGATGCACCTAAAAGCAGCAAATCAACAGTAGCTGCCGGCCCGGATGAAAAAACCGACGGTGTTGGAATACTGCGGGTGTAGGAGCCCGATGCATTTGCGTCAAAGCCAGAGTCAAACCAACCTTCACAGTTGGTGTAGCGTGGATCGGTAATGCCATTAATATCGGTTTTTCCATTAAAATAGCGCGCAATGTAATTGGTGCGTGAATCAAACCATACGTAACTTTCAGAGGTGTAGCCCGAGAAGTTTTTGTCTGTTTCAACAACTAAACGCCTGTTTGTAATTGAGGAATTCCATGTAAAAAAATATACAGTCGTATCGTTGAAAAGACTGTAATCAATATTTGGAATATCTGCAGGATTATCATACACACCTGCATCAAAGTCGCCCCGGTTGCGCTTTCCGTAAAATTCAATGTAATCGCCGGAATTGAAAAAACCATCATTTTCGCCATGTACATAAATGTATTGTTCAACGCCATTGGCGAAAATCTGAATCTGCCGGGGATCGAATGTTGAGAATGGAATGCCGGATGTGGCTAGCGCTGAATAGGATATGCGATAAACCCCATCCTGCGCAACTCTGATTTTATAATATTGCTGTGAATAATTGATCCACTCATTGCCGTAATTCTGCGCCATCACATCATTACAGCAACCAATACCCAACAGAAAGATAATAAGCAGTAAAAGTTTATTCATTCATCAGATACTTGGATTGATACTCGTGCCTGTGCCTTTCGGCCGTATATTGAAGACCAGCGAAAATACATGCGAATACAAAGCAACACTTACATCGCCGAGATCGGTCAGCGCATAGTCAATGCTCATTATGTCTTTGATTCTGATTCCTACGCCCATATTGGGCTGTAGCGTAGTAACTTTTTTTCCGTCGAAATTGGTTTCCTGCTGAATATTGCCAAATCCTCCACGCAGATAAGCCACGTTTTTATAATTCACTTCGAATCCCGCATGAATGTCCATACTGGCAAAACCAGTTTTTAGCAATACATTTCTTTTTCCGTCAAACGTAATATCCATGTCCGCTTCAGGATATACTGAAAAGCTGTTTGATATTTCAAAATTTCGGCCGGCACCAAGCAAAAGCCGCGGCATTGTTAGCTCCAGACTGTTTTGTGGGATCTCATTCCCTGTGAGTGTAAAAACCTCTCTGGTGGCGTCGTCGAGCGTGAACGACCACGCATTGAAAGTTGAAGTAACGTCACGCAGCACGGCACCGAAGCGCCACTTATCTTTTCGGTACTGCGCACCAGCATCAATGCCAAAGCCCCAGCTGCCGCCAAAATCACCGACTTTACGACGAATAATTTTCAAATTCCCACCTACCTGTAAATTTTTTATCGGAAGTTTTTTCGAATAGCTGACGATGAAAGCATTGTCGATTGCGCTGAATGTTGTAATGCGGTCGTAGTCGATGTTTCCCTGGGCGTCGATCAGCTCCGTGGTGTTTGGAATATCATCCACGCCAAAGCGGATGAATGAAAATGCAAGTGCCGAAGAATCGCTTGTAACCGCGGCCAGCGAGATATTGTCGTATTTGGCTATGCCAGCAAAATACTCCGAATGCATCAGAAACAACTGACGCGGGGCTTCGCAATCAACCAGCCCGGCTGGATTCCAGTAACCCGCCGAAGCATCGCCAACGGAAGCGACTACCGAATTCGACATGCCCAAAGCCCGCCCTCCAACGCCGATGGCAAGGAATTCATTTGAATATTTGGGGGCCTGTGCAAAAGACTCCGTAGCCACAAAAAACACAAATAGTAATATAAGAATCTTATTCATTTCTTGTTTTCTTCAACTTTGAGTGTACTAACGCGGACAAGTTTAAATTAGTGTATACAAATTAAATCATTTCGCAATCCAAACAACATCGCCATTTCCACTTGAGTGCGAAATCCAGCGCGCCAGCACGAAAAAATAATCACTCAGGCGGTTGATGTATTTCAGGATTTCGGGCTGCACCGGTTCCGTTTCGTGTAAACGCAAAATAGTTCGTTCTGCCCTCCGGCAAACGGTGCGGCATACATGCGCAGCAGCAGCCGTTTCGCTGCCCGCAGGAAGGATGAAATTACT encodes the following:
- a CDS encoding translation elongation factor G: MTVLTQIRNIGIMAHIDAGKTTTTERILYYSGINYEIGEVDDGAATMDWMIQEQERGITITSAATTVYWVSNNEKYQVNVIDTPGHVDFTVEVERSLRVLDGAIAVFCAVGAVQPQSETVWRQANHYRVPRICYVNKMDRQGADFLRVVTQIREKLRANPIVVQLPIGVEDGFTGVVDLVENKAYVWDDESLGKDYSEIPVPEDMLKVVEEYRLKLIEGAAEEDPELLERYMENPASISGDDIRKQLRKATLESRAFPVFCGSSFKNKGVQTLLDGVIHYLPSPVEMEEIEGFNPKTEEKESRSNAVEAPFCALVFKIANDPYVGRLAFTRVYSGSLQSGVMVYNSCTEQKERVSRLIRMHSNKQNPLETIEAGDICAIIGLKNIHTGDTLCDEKHPIVLESMDFPEPVVSIAIEPKTQNDLDKLNASLQKIAEEDPTFTIRQDDETGQTIISGMGELHLDIIVDRLKRESKVDCTLGKPQVAYREAIGATISHREAYRKQAGGRGRFAEIEIIVSPAPIDQKGLQFINSTKASVLSKEFVAAVEKGIKAAMGTGVMAGYPVFCAKVELIDAVMSSESDALAFEICGTIAFKEASRKIKSNLLEPIMKLEVDTPEEYVGDVTGDINRRRGEITGIEAQIYSTAVKAMIPLGETFGYITSLRSLTSGRANMSMEFSHYSITPNELAQDIIFKMKGIRVNL
- a CDS encoding 50S ribosomal protein L4, giving the protein MEVKVYNTTGKESSKTAVLKDEIFAIQPNDHAIYLDVKRIQADKRQGTSDSTERSGLSGSTRKLFRQKGTGGARRGDIKSPLLHGGARVFGPHPRDYNFKVNKKVQVLARKSALTYKAIEGAIRVIENFDFEGPKTSQMMEILKNFETSEKKSLIVLDESKKNVYLSSRNLKKVKVISASKLNTYDILNAQIVIFSEACLPQLDTIFLGTEE
- a CDS encoding 30S ribosomal protein S10, coding for MSQKIRIKLKSYDHYLVDKSAEKIVKIVKATNAVVNGPIPLPTDKKFFTVNRSTFVNKKAREQFQLFTYKRLIDIYYNQQSKTIDELMKLELPRGVEIEIKV
- a CDS encoding 30S ribosomal protein S7, translating into MRKSKPKKRIILPDPKFGDQLVTKFVNNLMYSGKKNASYQIFYDAIDQIAEKSKENGLEVFKKALENVTPSVEVRSRRIGGATFQIPSEIRPERKSSIGMKNLITFARKRHEKSMASKLASEVLAAFKEEGSAFKRKEDIHRMAEANKAFSHFRF
- a CDS encoding 50S ribosomal protein L3, translated to MSGLIGKKIGMTSFHEASGKIVPCTVIEAGPCVVTQVKTKQTDGYEAIQLAYDERTEKSTSSAMKGHFKKAGTSPKRMVMEFTRFEEGHQKSLGDVLNVDVFLEGEYIDVTGHSKGKGFQGVVKRHGFKGVNQQTHGQHNRGRAPGSIGASSYPSRVFKGMRMGGHDGNSRVKMINLQVMKLIPEKNLVVVKGSIPGPNGSYVILERWK
- a CDS encoding 30S ribosomal protein S12, encoding MPTIQQLVRKGRKELQYKSKSPALASCPQRRGVCTRVYTTTPKKPNSAMRKVARVRLTNQFEVTAYIPGEGHNLQEHSIVLVRGGRVKDLPGVRYHIVRGALDTAGVEGRSQRRSKYGAKRPKKKA